The Beijerinckiaceae bacterium RH AL1 genome has a segment encoding these proteins:
- the yagT gene encoding putative oxidoreductase, 2Fe-2S subunit (ID:RHAL1_00805;~source:Prodigal:2.6): protein MLDEKDDRSGLSRRRFIRASAAGATVPLVADRFGAGAQAAPSSPPTSPLVPITLNVNGQKQELAIDPRTTLLDALREHIGLTGSKKGCGHGQCGACTVHLDGQSVNSCLTLAIAAQGRAITTIEGLAAPSGELHPLQQAFIDHDAFQCGYCTSGQIMSGVACIKGGHAGSEDSIREFMSGNLCRCAAYPNIVAAIVEAKSKMGA from the coding sequence ATGCTCGATGAGAAGGACGACCGGAGCGGTCTGAGCCGTCGCCGGTTCATACGTGCGTCCGCGGCAGGCGCTACGGTTCCCCTCGTCGCCGACAGGTTTGGCGCAGGCGCGCAGGCCGCGCCGTCCAGCCCGCCCACGTCGCCGCTGGTGCCGATCACGCTCAATGTGAACGGGCAGAAGCAGGAGCTGGCGATCGATCCGCGGACCACCCTGCTCGATGCGTTGCGCGAGCACATCGGGCTCACCGGCTCGAAGAAAGGCTGCGGTCACGGTCAGTGCGGCGCCTGCACGGTGCATCTCGACGGGCAGAGCGTGAACAGCTGCCTGACCCTTGCGATCGCGGCTCAGGGCCGCGCGATCACCACCATCGAGGGGCTGGCGGCGCCGAGCGGCGAGCTGCACCCGCTGCAGCAGGCCTTCATCGACCACGATGCCTTTCAATGCGGCTATTGCACCTCGGGGCAGATCATGTCGGGCGTCGCCTGCATCAAGGGCGGCCACGCCGGCTCCGAAGACAGCATCCGCGAGTTCATGAGCGGCAACCTGTGCCGCTGCGCCGCCTACCCCAACATCGTCGCCGCGATCGTCGAGGCCAAATCGAAGATGGGGGCCTGA
- a CDS encoding Cytochrome B561 (fragment) (ID:RHAL1_00807;~source:Prodigal:2.6), with protein sequence MVDVPKMPVSQDVGKAAAIVHVLITQFVVYGLIVLHLAGTAWHLFVRRDGALSRMLPRQANERD encoded by the coding sequence TTGGTCGACGTGCCGAAGATGCCGGTCTCCCAAGACGTGGGCAAGGCGGCGGCGATCGTCCACGTGCTGATCACCCAGTTCGTGGTCTATGGGCTGATCGTCCTGCACCTGGCGGGTACCGCTTGGCATCTGTTCGTCCGCCGGGACGGCGCTCTTAGTCGTATGCTGCCGCGGCAAGCGAACGAGCGCGATTGA
- the xylH gene encoding D-xylose transporter subunit; membrane component of ABC superfamily protein (ID:RHAL1_00802;~source:Prodigal:2.6), whose translation MTTGLDVTATAPAVAPPTRSLGAFLKTHVREYGMLASLAAITLFFEIMTNGTLLRPLNLTNLVLQNSYIVIMALGMLLVIVAGHIDLSVGSISGFIGAVAAVMMVSHGLNPFVAGFACLALGAVIGAIQGGFVAYMKIPSFIVTLAGMLVFRGLSLTVLQGRSIGPFPVEFQRLSSGFIPDFGATLVGHVHVSTVLIGLLVPSLLVVAQIRHRLAARRHAFEVEPLVLFVLGNAIAFLAIAALAYQMATYRGLPNVLVVMGLLIVVYAFMTTRTTVGRRIYALGGNEKAAKLSGIRTERLTFLVFVNMGMLAALAGLIFAARLNTATPKAGLSFELDVIAACFIGGASSSGGVGKITGAVVGAFVMGVMNNGMSILGIGIDWQQVIKGLVLLAAVVFDVYNRGKT comes from the coding sequence ATGACCACTGGCCTCGACGTCACGGCGACAGCGCCCGCTGTCGCCCCGCCGACCCGCTCGCTCGGCGCCTTCCTGAAGACGCACGTGCGCGAGTACGGCATGCTGGCCTCGCTCGCCGCCATCACGCTGTTCTTCGAGATCATGACCAACGGCACGCTGCTGCGGCCGCTGAACCTCACCAACCTCGTGCTGCAGAACAGCTACATCGTCATCATGGCGCTCGGCATGCTGCTGGTGATCGTCGCCGGCCATATCGACCTCTCCGTCGGCTCGATCTCCGGCTTCATCGGCGCCGTTGCCGCGGTGATGATGGTGAGCCATGGGCTCAACCCGTTCGTCGCCGGCTTCGCCTGCCTGGCGCTCGGCGCGGTCATCGGCGCGATCCAGGGCGGCTTCGTCGCCTACATGAAGATTCCCTCCTTCATCGTGACGCTCGCTGGCATGCTCGTGTTCCGCGGCCTGTCGCTCACCGTGCTGCAGGGCCGCTCGATCGGCCCGTTCCCGGTCGAGTTCCAGCGGCTGTCGTCGGGCTTCATCCCGGATTTCGGCGCGACGCTGGTCGGCCACGTCCACGTCTCGACGGTGCTGATCGGCCTCCTCGTGCCGAGCCTGCTCGTCGTCGCGCAGATCCGCCATCGCCTGGCGGCACGCCGCCACGCCTTCGAGGTCGAGCCGCTCGTGCTCTTCGTCCTCGGCAACGCCATCGCCTTCCTGGCGATCGCCGCGCTCGCCTACCAGATGGCGACCTATCGCGGCCTGCCGAACGTGCTCGTCGTGATGGGCCTGCTCATCGTCGTCTACGCGTTCATGACGACGCGCACGACGGTCGGGCGCCGCATCTACGCGCTCGGCGGCAACGAGAAGGCCGCCAAGCTCTCGGGCATCCGCACCGAGCGGCTGACCTTCCTCGTCTTCGTCAACATGGGTATGCTGGCGGCACTGGCCGGCCTCATCTTCGCGGCCCGCCTCAACACGGCGACGCCGAAGGCCGGCCTGTCGTTCGAGCTCGACGTCATCGCCGCCTGCTTCATCGGCGGCGCGTCCTCGTCCGGCGGCGTCGGCAAGATCACCGGCGCCGTCGTCGGCGCCTTCGTGATGGGCGTGATGAACAACGGCATGTCGATCCTCGGCATCGGCATCGACTGGCAGCAGGTCATCAAAGGCCTCGTCCTCCTCGCCGCCGTCGTGTTCGACGTCTACAACCGCGGCAAGACCTGA
- a CDS encoding protein of unknown function (ID:RHAL1_00808;~source:Prodigal:2.6): protein MPGDRFAVLCICLEACVIPIAKIHRRLSALNFALAGAREGFGPFLGVYLQARGFDPALTGLAMSVAGVSGLIATTPIAAL, encoded by the coding sequence ATGCCGGGTGATAGATTCGCGGTGCTGTGCATTTGCTTGGAGGCTTGCGTCATTCCCATCGCAAAGATCCATCGCAGGCTCAGCGCGCTGAACTTTGCTCTCGCCGGTGCTCGGGAAGGCTTCGGGCCATTTCTCGGCGTCTACTTGCAAGCTCGCGGCTTCGATCCGGCACTCACCGGCTTGGCGATGTCGGTTGCGGGCGTAAGCGGCCTGATCGCCACGACGCCCATTGCGGCGCTTTGA
- a CDS encoding hypothetical protein (ID:RHAL1_00806;~source:Prodigal:2.6) — translation MPDDKIVRTDRVDEGTILACRLIGHTADGPIGCQTNGQRSPGLRPVAWPRVARLGIEPRADLRENGFVFGLKPSSCMKPGRKQRCLMRLETDPSRDSIGALCDTSEVAGHPVLSDAAVGIRCEEDAVGMATFNKPFRGSVHGDTSGPARRCRRIRSFDQAQGPRQRRKRSNHIAGVVGAVVCKQNDAEAAGVESDLRSQGRETAFDPGALVADWNGDHNPRGRARCL, via the coding sequence ATGCCGGACGACAAGATCGTGCGCACGGATCGCGTCGATGAAGGCACAATCCTCGCCTGCCGGCTGATCGGGCATACCGCCGACGGCCCGATAGGCTGTCAAACGAACGGCCAGCGTAGCCCCGGACTTCGTCCAGTGGCATGGCCACGGGTTGCCCGGCTCGGCATCGAGCCGCGCGCCGATCTCCGTGAGAATGGCTTCGTATTCGGCCTCAAGCCGTCCTCGTGCATGAAGCCGGGGAGGAAGCAGCGCTGCCTCATGAGGCTCGAGACTGATCCGTCCCGCGACAGCATCGGCGCCCTTTGCGATACAAGCGAGGTTGCGGGCCACCCAGTCCTTTCCGACGCAGCTGTCGGCATCCGTTGTGAGGAGGACGCCGTCGGCATGGCCACCTTCAACAAGCCATTCCGCGGCAGCGTCCATGGCGATACGTCTGGCCCAGCCCGCCGATGCCGCCGGATCCGTTCTTTCGATCAAGCGCAAGGGCCACGGCAGCGGCGGAAGCGCTCGAACCACATCGCAGGTGTCGTCGGTGCAGTTGTTTGCAAACAAAACGATGCCGAGGCTGCCGGGGTCGAGTCCGACCTGCGAAGCCAGGGCCGAGAGACAGCCTTCGATCCGGGCGCGCTCGTTGCGGACTGGAATGGCGACCACAACCCGCGGGGTCGCGCTCGCTGCCTTTGA
- a CDS encoding Xanthine dehydrogenase (ID:RHAL1_00803;~source:Prodigal:2.6), producing the protein MSIAAVNSAAPTPKDNMGQPAPRVDARLKVTGQAGYASDVGTKNPAYAYLVTSAIAKGTIAAIDDAEARTIDGVLLILTHENTADAVKQIKFSKAGGPASTSIVPLSSPKIWHDGQIVAVVVADRFEAAREAAHRLKIHYTSETPTAGFGSPGTTEVAIQDAHQAEKIEPPKVGDFAKAFAAAPVKVEAEYATPTQHHNAIELFSTTCSWDGPNLTIHEPSQTTYGLQHGAAEELKLEASKVRALSPYIGGAFGGKSLVTPRTALIAIAAKRLNRPVKLVASRADGFTINTYRAETKHSVKLAAGPDGKLQALSHEGWEITSRPDDYAVAGIDATTRMYACPNVASAVTLVHADRNTPGFMRAPAETPYVFALESAMDELAEKLGMDPIELRRVNDTMHEPIKGLPFTSRSMMTCFDQGAAAFGWAKRNPKPAQVRDGDWLVGLGCAMSCYPSQQAPAAARVRLDASGSAHVAIACAEIGNGAYTVVAQTTALKLGIDLAKVTVVMGDSSLPPGPVAGGSVTTASACNAVAMACDAIVKRLSAGASEPGTHSLNEGRLVSTGGASEELTQAFARNGAGAIEEYAEFVPHGSKPGAMGKLYKGSTPIVGGSKDKDRIMFAFGAQFVEVRVHSRTKEVRVPRMVGAFAAGHIVNTRTAHSQLMGGMIWGLSSGLHEATEIDPVRARYTNDNLAEYLVPVCADIGSVEVIMVPEIDTEINPLGIKGVGELGIVGGSAALANAVYNATGTRIRNLPIRIEKLLGV; encoded by the coding sequence ATGAGCATCGCAGCCGTGAACAGTGCAGCGCCCACGCCGAAGGACAACATGGGTCAGCCGGCACCGCGCGTTGACGCGCGCCTGAAGGTGACGGGACAGGCGGGCTACGCGTCCGATGTCGGCACGAAAAATCCCGCCTATGCGTACCTCGTCACGAGCGCCATTGCGAAGGGCACGATCGCCGCGATCGACGATGCCGAGGCGCGTACGATCGACGGCGTCCTGCTGATCCTGACCCACGAGAACACCGCCGACGCGGTCAAGCAGATCAAGTTCAGCAAGGCCGGCGGACCCGCCTCGACGTCGATCGTGCCTCTGTCCTCGCCCAAGATCTGGCACGATGGGCAGATCGTCGCGGTGGTCGTGGCCGATCGGTTCGAGGCGGCGCGCGAGGCGGCGCACCGGCTGAAGATCCACTATACGAGCGAGACCCCGACCGCGGGCTTCGGCTCGCCCGGCACGACCGAGGTTGCGATCCAGGACGCGCACCAGGCAGAGAAGATCGAACCGCCGAAGGTCGGCGACTTTGCCAAGGCGTTCGCCGCCGCGCCGGTCAAGGTCGAGGCGGAGTACGCCACGCCGACCCAGCACCACAATGCGATCGAGCTCTTCTCCACCACCTGCTCCTGGGACGGACCCAACCTCACGATCCACGAGCCGAGCCAGACAACCTACGGCTTGCAGCACGGGGCCGCTGAAGAGCTCAAGCTGGAGGCCTCGAAGGTACGGGCGCTCAGCCCCTATATCGGCGGCGCGTTCGGCGGGAAATCGCTGGTCACGCCGCGCACGGCCCTGATCGCCATCGCTGCGAAGCGGCTGAACCGACCCGTCAAGCTCGTCGCCTCGCGTGCCGATGGCTTCACCATCAACACCTACCGCGCCGAGACGAAGCATAGCGTCAAGCTCGCGGCCGGCCCGGACGGCAAGCTGCAGGCCCTCTCGCACGAGGGCTGGGAGATCACCTCGCGGCCGGACGATTACGCGGTGGCCGGCATCGACGCCACGACGCGCATGTATGCCTGCCCCAATGTCGCCAGCGCCGTGACCCTCGTGCATGCCGATCGCAACACGCCCGGCTTCATGCGGGCGCCGGCCGAGACGCCATACGTCTTTGCGCTCGAGAGCGCGATGGACGAGCTGGCCGAGAAGCTCGGCATGGATCCGATCGAGCTGCGTCGGGTCAACGACACGATGCACGAGCCGATCAAGGGCCTCCCGTTCACCTCCCGCTCGATGATGACATGCTTCGACCAGGGCGCGGCCGCCTTCGGCTGGGCGAAGCGCAATCCGAAGCCGGCGCAGGTGCGCGACGGCGACTGGCTCGTCGGCCTGGGTTGCGCCATGTCGTGCTACCCGAGCCAGCAGGCGCCGGCTGCGGCACGCGTCCGTCTCGACGCCTCAGGATCCGCGCATGTCGCGATCGCTTGCGCCGAGATCGGCAATGGCGCCTACACCGTTGTGGCGCAAACCACGGCGCTGAAGCTCGGCATCGATCTCGCGAAGGTCACGGTGGTGATGGGCGACTCAAGCCTGCCGCCCGGCCCCGTCGCCGGCGGCTCCGTCACCACGGCCAGCGCCTGCAACGCCGTCGCGATGGCCTGCGACGCGATCGTCAAGCGACTGAGCGCGGGCGCAAGCGAGCCGGGCACGCACAGCCTGAACGAGGGCCGCCTGGTTTCGACCGGCGGCGCCTCCGAGGAGCTGACCCAGGCGTTCGCGCGCAACGGGGCCGGCGCCATCGAGGAATATGCCGAGTTCGTGCCGCATGGCTCGAAGCCGGGCGCCATGGGCAAGCTCTACAAGGGATCGACGCCGATCGTCGGCGGGTCGAAGGACAAGGACCGCATCATGTTCGCCTTCGGCGCGCAGTTCGTCGAGGTCCGGGTCCACAGCCGCACTAAGGAGGTGCGGGTCCCGCGCATGGTCGGCGCCTTTGCCGCCGGGCATATCGTCAACACGCGCACGGCCCACAGCCAGCTGATGGGCGGCATGATCTGGGGCCTCTCCTCCGGCCTGCACGAAGCGACGGAGATCGACCCGGTGCGGGCGCGCTACACCAACGACAATCTCGCCGAGTACCTCGTGCCGGTCTGCGCCGACATCGGCAGCGTCGAGGTGATCATGGTCCCGGAGATCGACACCGAGATCAACCCGCTCGGCATCAAGGGCGTCGGCGAGCTCGGCATCGTCGGCGGCTCGGCCGCGCTGGCCAACGCGGTCTACAACGCCACCGGCACGCGCATCCGAAATCTCCCGATCCGCATCGAGAAGCTGCTCGGCGTTTGA
- the yagS_1 gene encoding putative oxidoreductase with FAD-binding domain protein (ID:RHAL1_00804;~source:Prodigal:2.6), translating to MRPFTFETATTTSVAVAAAASSQASSHVASPTQYLAGGTTLIDLMTLDVMRPTHLVDINPLSKDPDASRIVVTDAGLRLGALVRMSELANHQVVQRDYPVIAQTMALAASSGLRNMASLGGNILQRTRCSYFRDTSYAQCNKRVPGSGCAAIDGVNRGHAVLGVSNQCIASYPGDFAQALMALDAVLEVRGAARSRAIRFADLHRRPGSTPEIETNLQPGDLITAIHVPAPGTRRSVYVKVRDRASYAFALVSAAVVLRLDGDHVGAVRIALGGVASVPWRAHEAEAHLAGKPLDEAAAKAAAEIAFAGATTRKDNAYKVPLGKETLVRALLEAAKMEA from the coding sequence ATGCGTCCCTTCACCTTCGAGACGGCGACCACGACGTCTGTCGCAGTAGCGGCGGCGGCGTCGAGCCAAGCGTCCTCGCATGTCGCGAGCCCGACCCAGTACCTTGCCGGCGGCACGACCCTGATCGACCTCATGACGCTCGACGTGATGCGTCCGACGCACCTCGTCGACATCAATCCGCTCAGCAAGGATCCCGATGCCAGCCGCATCGTCGTCACCGACGCGGGCCTGCGGCTTGGCGCGCTGGTGCGCATGTCGGAGCTGGCGAACCATCAGGTGGTCCAGCGCGACTATCCCGTGATCGCGCAGACGATGGCGCTGGCGGCATCCTCCGGGCTGCGCAACATGGCGAGCCTCGGTGGCAACATCCTCCAGCGGACCCGGTGCTCGTACTTCCGCGACACGTCCTATGCCCAATGCAACAAGCGCGTGCCGGGGTCGGGCTGCGCCGCGATCGACGGCGTCAACCGCGGCCACGCCGTGCTGGGCGTCAGCAACCAGTGCATCGCGTCCTACCCCGGCGACTTCGCGCAGGCTCTGATGGCGCTCGACGCGGTCCTCGAGGTGCGCGGTGCCGCACGGTCGCGCGCAATCCGCTTCGCCGACCTGCATCGCAGGCCGGGGTCGACGCCGGAGATCGAGACCAATCTGCAACCGGGCGACCTGATCACCGCGATCCACGTGCCGGCCCCGGGCACGCGGCGCTCGGTCTACGTCAAGGTCCGCGATCGCGCGTCCTACGCGTTCGCGCTCGTATCGGCGGCGGTCGTGCTGCGGCTCGACGGCGATCACGTCGGCGCCGTTCGCATCGCGCTCGGCGGCGTCGCCAGCGTGCCGTGGCGCGCTCATGAGGCCGAGGCTCATCTCGCCGGCAAGCCGCTCGACGAGGCGGCAGCCAAGGCGGCGGCCGAGATCGCCTTCGCCGGCGCGACGACCCGCAAGGACAATGCGTACAAGGTGCCGCTCGGCAAGGAGACGCTCGTGCGCGCCCTGCTCGAAGCCGCCAAGATGGAGGCCTGA
- a CDS encoding Permease of the major facilitator superfamily protein (fragment) (ID:RHAL1_00809;~source:Prodigal:2.6) codes for MAVVAIAIGALVIVATKSLWVVGGAQLLIGVGDTSIAPILAAITLGIVGPTVFAERISRNEVFNHAGNAANALLAAVLGYAFGLGYVALAIVVMAAASCLVLARIDAGTIDHRQARGGDADDRSTIKALAQTPRLLLLAVAVFMFQTSNGALLPFLAQARTVAGDNPSIVTGVMTVVTQLTMVGAAVVAIPIARRIGFAGVMSTALILAAICSLLAAATHSWFLVIVVQVIGGTAMGMSGVAVPALVEDIMRGTGRAGSGLGAVLTAFGAGATVSPLVAGMDAQRIGFSGSFLVLSAIALIGWVIWVLGHWYFERRSAVLNQQKAEPG; via the coding sequence ATGGCGGTCGTTGCGATCGCCATCGGAGCGCTTGTGATCGTCGCGACGAAGAGCCTCTGGGTCGTCGGCGGCGCGCAGCTCCTCATCGGAGTCGGCGATACGAGCATCGCGCCGATCTTGGCAGCGATCACGCTTGGCATCGTAGGTCCGACTGTGTTCGCCGAGCGGATCTCTCGCAACGAGGTCTTCAACCACGCAGGCAACGCGGCGAATGCTTTGCTCGCGGCCGTTTTGGGATATGCGTTCGGCTTGGGATATGTCGCGCTGGCGATCGTGGTCATGGCAGCGGCCTCGTGCCTGGTGCTGGCCCGCATCGACGCGGGAACCATCGATCACCGGCAAGCGCGCGGCGGCGACGCGGACGACCGTTCGACGATCAAGGCCCTCGCTCAGACGCCGCGCTTGCTTCTGCTCGCCGTGGCGGTCTTCATGTTCCAGACGTCCAATGGGGCTTTGTTGCCGTTTCTCGCTCAAGCCCGCACCGTGGCCGGGGACAACCCGAGCATCGTCACCGGCGTGATGACCGTCGTCACGCAATTGACCATGGTCGGTGCTGCTGTCGTAGCTATCCCGATCGCCCGGCGGATCGGTTTTGCTGGGGTGATGTCCACGGCCTTGATCCTTGCCGCGATCTGCAGCCTGCTTGCTGCCGCCACTCATTCCTGGTTCTTGGTGATCGTCGTTCAAGTCATCGGAGGGACGGCGATGGGCATGAGCGGCGTCGCGGTCCCCGCCCTCGTCGAGGACATCATGCGAGGCACCGGACGTGCCGGATCGGGCCTCGGCGCCGTGCTGACCGCGTTCGGCGCGGGCGCGACGGTAAGCCCCTTGGTCGCCGGCATGGACGCGCAACGCATCGGCTTTTCCGGATCGTTCCTGGTGCTCAGCGCCATAGCATTGATTGGGTGGGTCATCTGGGTCTTGGGGCACTGGTACTTTGAGAGAAGATCAGCCGTCCTGAACCAGCAGAAGGCCGAACCAGGTTGA
- a CDS encoding Major facilitator transporter (ID:RHAL1_00810;~source:Prodigal:2.6) has translation MLYAALFGAFGTESPFFPSFLAERGLSSTEIAAALAAGTIVRLTSGPLAGMAADLFGTKRILALAAALAGAIILLYLPGASFWPLLLVCMLHSLAITPLNPLADALALPASLKEGVFSYGAVRGVGSASFVVGTMASGFLVARYGLDSIIVSASVLFVLMVPSIPFLPPTPRASAETVKGALFVLLAIPPYRRMLVIAAMVIGSHAMSDTFAVIHWRTSGISSIKISTLLAEAVTSEIVVFIVVGPPILRRLGPARCLAIAAAAGIVRWAVFATTTSVGVLAVTEPLHGLTFALLHLACMRVISVCVPERLSATAQSIYGTLFLGISSATLTLASGSLYGRYGAPAFWAMSLLCVGALPLTRGLSKPLAE, from the coding sequence ATGCTTTATGCCGCCTTGTTCGGCGCCTTCGGGACCGAGTCGCCTTTCTTCCCATCCTTCCTTGCAGAACGTGGCTTGTCGTCTACCGAGATCGCTGCCGCGCTCGCCGCCGGCACAATCGTTCGCCTGACAAGCGGCCCGCTCGCGGGGATGGCGGCCGACTTGTTTGGTACGAAACGCATTCTGGCGTTAGCGGCCGCCTTGGCCGGCGCGATCATCCTCCTCTATCTCCCCGGCGCGAGCTTCTGGCCCCTGCTGCTTGTCTGCATGCTCCACTCGCTCGCCATCACGCCGCTCAATCCGCTTGCGGACGCGCTTGCCCTACCCGCGAGCCTCAAAGAAGGCGTGTTCTCGTATGGCGCGGTGCGCGGCGTCGGTTCCGCCAGCTTTGTGGTCGGAACGATGGCCAGCGGCTTTCTCGTAGCGCGCTACGGCCTCGACAGCATCATCGTCTCGGCTTCCGTCCTGTTTGTGTTGATGGTGCCGTCCATCCCCTTTCTGCCGCCAACGCCGAGGGCGAGCGCCGAGACCGTCAAAGGCGCGCTTTTCGTCCTTCTCGCCATCCCACCCTATCGGCGAATGCTCGTCATCGCTGCGATGGTCATCGGGAGTCACGCGATGAGCGACACCTTCGCGGTGATCCACTGGCGGACTAGCGGCATCAGCTCGATCAAGATCAGCACTCTCCTTGCCGAGGCGGTCACGTCCGAAATCGTGGTCTTCATTGTTGTCGGTCCTCCGATCCTACGACGCCTCGGTCCTGCGCGATGCCTCGCGATCGCTGCAGCCGCAGGCATCGTGCGCTGGGCGGTGTTTGCGACGACCACCAGCGTTGGCGTGCTCGCCGTGACGGAGCCTTTGCACGGCCTGACGTTTGCGCTGCTGCATCTGGCCTGCATGCGCGTCATTTCGGTCTGTGTACCCGAGCGCCTGTCGGCCACGGCGCAGTCCATCTACGGCACGTTGTTTCTCGGCATATCCTCTGCAACGTTAACCTTGGCGTCGGGCTCTCTGTATGGGCGCTACGGGGCTCCCGCATTCTGGGCCATGTCGCTGCTGTGCGTCGGTGCCTTGCCTCTGACGCGAGGCCTTTCGAAACCCTTAGCTGAATAG